In Odontesthes bonariensis isolate fOdoBon6 chromosome 9, fOdoBon6.hap1, whole genome shotgun sequence, the following proteins share a genomic window:
- the txndc17 gene encoding thioredoxin domain-containing protein 17 — translation MARYEEVKVRGYDEFCQAVSERKGKDIFAYFSGDKDAEGKSWCPDCVKAEPIVRGEMGHLPEGAAFIYCQVGERAYWKNPNNDFKKTLKLTGVPTLLRYGTPQKLVEEECFKAELVKMLFTED, via the exons ATGGCCCGCTACGAAGAAGTTAAAGTACGCGGTTATGATGAGTTCTGTCAGGCTGTTTCCGAAAGGAAGGGAAAGGATATATTTGCTTACTTTTCAGGTGATAAAGACGCTGAGGGAAAGAGTTGGTGTCCAGATTGTGTGAAAG CTGAACCAATTGTAAGAGGAGAGATGGGTCACCTTCCTGAGGGCGCCGCCTTCATTTATTGTCAAGTTGGAGAAAGAGCtta CTGGAAGAATCCAAATAATGACTTCAAGAAGACACTGAAGTTGACCGGAGTTCCCACTCTGCTGCGATATGGCACA CCTCAGAAACTGGTGGAGGAAGAGTGCTTCAAAGCAGAGCTGGTGAAGATGCTGTTCACTGAGGACTGA
- the kiaa0753 gene encoding protein moonraker isoform X3 translates to MTAQFLQSGPIFSLGQQSCDRDWVDVGEIRNANNRSTLRTRTSQTKLLFNEDIPPRVINRATHVGPPAPIVIERLLPRSEVHESVDSIRSSLNFTTLSEERLQAAVKLAKRDLRRRHLESQKKIPAKPSQEASVFETSDVELLQELATTQSKTKVKASSPKEKVARSGIKQLASKKNPASSLPRVGQSPPTRDPGPRQVERGKPAPLSHEIRKLQNELEVYIQKVEELAKRGEKMEEPLEPEEQSKLEIRRQKQAARSARVIYVLQQQVKEIQEDIEKLRREKMWDTKKSVAINRLAAAHRGALRALQVIIHQLSDLSQSRVPPYYKELGQLIRQLSLCSAKVEADRSSAVPETALDILQKLETLDSALRKQEMLEKIQAQACPPRRKSPHRSVSPAPAPKGPSVLTAAGPRKRTKPKRAVHGRKMTSQKPKATSHHPMSRREVPRTGVQSLAQQRELIELQEQSQTNSTSKRGRQAERRKADVMKRNQKQDVGFQQPTVSSRLRVTQLPQKEHSVPWIPTSPHSPPPQCRSPQRARQEPRCLFSPVKPSSSPPKQQVGGGLEAELNLSPAKRKEAQNEALRKAWLDKVTVQGLKKLNHLSKEEAAHLQRLRSEVSPTQWTEGAEQKARERIQPLLDEVQLIGEPRSRTSTSWKNPLSEQAAERAAESAEQLSEALLEELLEDTARVAWAAETDRQVEGMAKCGLQAPTLESMLLRMEEIQRYEEEVRRRFACITYSDPLYWDRPGATGSQCHAPVSRPASPQPIRLTKPVLKQTSAADIVLEKPIETGYLIENSPTQEASQEEQPPTSISVFGGSAQKSSGTAISVPAGMLRNIRRYHDNYDAYLRSVAHEAIGSFNPWGLADSLAEELLSEALADVSAEFQEVVEEYAEAVFTSEFLQPIQSPPASAAALVSQ, encoded by the exons ATGACCGCACAGTTCTTGCAGAGTGGTCCCATTTTTTCCCTGGGACAGCAAAGCTGTGACAGAGACTGGGTTGATGTTGGCGAAATCCGAAACGCGAACAATCGCAGTACTTTAAGGACCAGAACGTCCCAAACCAAG CTATTGTTCAATGAGGACATCCCTCCAAGGGTCATCAACCGTGCCACCCATGTAGGCCCCCCAGCCCCCATTGTGATAGAAAGACTGCTTCCACGGTCTGAAGTGCATGAGAGCGTGGACAGCATCAGAAGCTCGTTGAACTTCACTACACTCTCCGAGGAGAGGCTTCAGGCTGCCGTTAAACTGGCTAAGAGAGATCTAAGACGAAGGCACCTTGAGTCACAGAAAAAAATCCCAGCTAAACCTTCACAAGAGGCCTCCGTCTTTGAAACAAGTGATGTGGAGCTGCTTCAG GAATTAGCAACCACTCAGAGTAAAACGAAGGTGAAAGCCTCAAGTCCAAAAGAAAAGGTGGCTCGGTCTGGTATCAAGCAGCTCGCCTCCAAGAAAAATCCAGCTTCTTCTTTGCCTCGTGTTGGCCAGTCCCCTCCAACCAGAGACCCTGGCCCAAGACAGGTGGAAAGAGGAAAACCGGCACCTCTAAGCCATGAGATCCGTAAACTGCAAAATGAGCTGGAAGTGTATATTCAGAAGGTGGAGGAGCTAGCTAAGAGAG GGGAGAAAATGGAGGAACCATTGGAACCTGAGGAGCAAAGCAAGTTGGAAATACGCAGACAGAAGCAGGCGGCCCGCTCAGCACGAGTCATTTATGTTCTACAACAACAG gTGAAAGAGATTCAAGAAGATATAGAAAAACTACGAAGAGAAAAAATGTGGGACACCAAAAAG TCTGTTGCAATTAACAGACTTGCAGCTGCCCACCGTGGAGCACTCAGGGCCTTACAGGTTATCATCCACCAGCTTTCAGATCTGTCTCAGAGCAGGGTGCCCCCCTATTACAAAGAACTGGGACAGCTGATTCGTCAGCTCTCTTTGTGCTCAGCTAAGGTTGAAGCGGACCGGAGTTCAGCTGTGCCTGAGACGGCCCTTGACATCTTGCAGAAACTAGAG ACTTTGGATTCAGCTCTCAGGAAACAAGAGATGCTTGAAAAGATTCAGGCCCAAGCATGTCCTCCACGCAGGAAGTCTCCTCATCGCAGCGTGTCCCCTGCTCCTGCGCCCAAGGGTCCCAGCGTGTTAACTGCTGCAGGTCCTCGCAAACGCACAAAGCCCAAGAGAGCTGTCCACG GAAGAAAAATGACCTCACAAAAGCCCAAAGCTACTTCTCACCATCCCATGAGCAGGAGAGAGGTGCCGAGGACTGGTGTGCAGAGCCTCGCCCAGCAGAGGGAGCTGATAGAGCTGCAGGAACAGTCTCAGACAAACAGTACCAGCAAAAGAGGACGGCAAGCTGAGAGAAGAAAGGCTGACGTAATGAAG CGTAATCAGAAGCAAGATGTGGGCTTCCAGCAGCCCACAGTTTCCTCGCGGCTCCGAGTTACCCAGCTTCCTCAAAAAGAGCACTCTGTGCCCTGGATACCAACGTCCCCTCACTCTCCTCCTCCACAGTG CAGGTCTCCTCAGAGGGCGAGACAGGAGCCTCGTTGTCTCTTCTCTCCGGTGAAGCCCTCGTCGAGCCCTCCAAAGCAGCAGGTGGGAGGTGGATTAGAAGCGGAGCTGAATTTGAGCCCAGCAAAGAGGAAAGAAGCTCAGAATGAAGCATTAAG GAAAGCTTGGCTGGATAAGGTGACTGTGCAGGGACTGAAAAAGCTCAACCATCTCAGTAAAGAAGAGGCTGCACACCTTCAGAGATTAAG ATCTGAGGTGTCGCCAACTCAGTGGACGGAAGGAGCTGAGCAGAAGGCCAGAGAGAGAATTCAGCCACTTCTGGACGAAGTCCAG CTGATTGGTGAGCCCAGGAGCAGGACCAGCACCTCGTGGAAGAATCCGCTTTCTGAGCAGGCTGCAGAGAGG GCAGCAGAGAGTGCTGAACAGCTGAGTGAAGCGCTGCTGGaagagctgctggaggacacCGCTCGGGTTGCGTGGGCGGCtgaaacagacagacaggtggagggcaTGGCCAAGTGCGGGCTCCAAGCCCCCACCCTCGAGAGCATGCTGCTTCGTATGGAGGAGATACAG AGGTATGAAGAGGAAGTTAGAAGGAGGTTTGCCTGTATCACCTATTCAGATCCTCTTTACTGGGATCGCCCCGGGGCAACAG GATCCCAGTGCCATGCTCCAGTCTCCAGGCCAGCCTCTCCCCAACCAATTAGGCTCACAAAGCCAGTGCTGAAACAGACATCTGCAGCTGATATTGTCCTAGAAAAACCTATAGAGACTGG TTACCTGATTGAGAACAGCCCAACACAGGAGGCATCCCAGGAAGAGCAGCCACCCACAAGCATCTCTGTGTTCGGTGGCTCAGCACAGAAGAGCAGTGGAACCGCGATCTCAGTGCCAGCCGGCATGCTGAGAAACATCCGCCGCTACCACGACAACTACGACGCCTACCTGCGTTCTGTGGCTCACGAGGCCATCGGCAGCTTTAACCCATGGGGCTTGGCAGACag CCTTGCAGAGGAGTTGCTGTCAGAGGCACTGGCTGATGTGTCAGCGGAGTTtcaggaggtggtggaggagtaTGCCGAGGCCGTTTTCACCTCAGAGTTCCTGCAGCCGATCCAGTCGCCTCCTGCTTCAGCTGCGGCTTTGGTCAGCCAGTAG
- the kiaa0753 gene encoding protein moonraker isoform X1 has translation MTAQFLQSGPIFSLGQQSCDRDWVDVGEIRNANNRSTLRTRTSQTKLLFNEDIPPRVINRATHVGPPAPIVIERLLPRSEVHESVDSIRSSLNFTTLSEERLQAAVKLAKRDLRRRHLESQKKIPAKPSQEASVFETSDVELLQELATTQSKTKVKASSPKEKVARSGIKQLASKKNPASSLPRVGQSPPTRDPGPRQVERGKPAPLSHEIRKLQNELEVYIQKVEELAKRGEKMEEPLEPEEQSKLEIRRQKQAARSARVIYVLQQQVKEIQEDIEKLRREKMWDTKKSVAINRLAAAHRGALRALQVIIHQLSDLSQSRVPPYYKELGQLIRQLSLCSAKVEADRSSAVPETALDILQKLETLDSALRKQEMLEKIQAQACPPRRKSPHRSVSPAPAPKGPSVLTAAGPRKRTKPKRAVHAGRKMTSQKPKATSHHPMSRREVPRTGVQSLAQQRELIELQEQSQTNSTSKRGRQAERRKADVMKRNQKQDVGFQQPTVSSRLRVTQLPQKEHSVPWIPTSPHSPPPQCRSPQRARQEPRCLFSPVKPSSSPPKQQVGGGLEAELNLSPAKRKEAQNEALRKAWLDKVTVQGLKKLNHLSKEEAAHLQRLRSEVSPTQWTEGAEQKARERIQPLLDEVQLIGEPRSRTSTSWKNPLSEQAAERAAESAEQLSEALLEELLEDTARVAWAAETDRQVEGMAKCGLQAPTLESMLLRMEEIQRYEEEVRRRFACITYSDPLYWDRPGATGSQCHAPVSRPASPQPIRLTKPVLKQTSAADIVLEKPIETGYLIENSPTQEASQEEQPPTSISVFGGSAQKSSGTAISVPAGMLRNIRRYHDNYDAYLRSVAHEAIGSFNPWGLADSLAEELLSEALADVSAEFQEVVEEYAEAVFTSEFLQPIQSPPASAAALVSQ, from the exons ATGACCGCACAGTTCTTGCAGAGTGGTCCCATTTTTTCCCTGGGACAGCAAAGCTGTGACAGAGACTGGGTTGATGTTGGCGAAATCCGAAACGCGAACAATCGCAGTACTTTAAGGACCAGAACGTCCCAAACCAAG CTATTGTTCAATGAGGACATCCCTCCAAGGGTCATCAACCGTGCCACCCATGTAGGCCCCCCAGCCCCCATTGTGATAGAAAGACTGCTTCCACGGTCTGAAGTGCATGAGAGCGTGGACAGCATCAGAAGCTCGTTGAACTTCACTACACTCTCCGAGGAGAGGCTTCAGGCTGCCGTTAAACTGGCTAAGAGAGATCTAAGACGAAGGCACCTTGAGTCACAGAAAAAAATCCCAGCTAAACCTTCACAAGAGGCCTCCGTCTTTGAAACAAGTGATGTGGAGCTGCTTCAG GAATTAGCAACCACTCAGAGTAAAACGAAGGTGAAAGCCTCAAGTCCAAAAGAAAAGGTGGCTCGGTCTGGTATCAAGCAGCTCGCCTCCAAGAAAAATCCAGCTTCTTCTTTGCCTCGTGTTGGCCAGTCCCCTCCAACCAGAGACCCTGGCCCAAGACAGGTGGAAAGAGGAAAACCGGCACCTCTAAGCCATGAGATCCGTAAACTGCAAAATGAGCTGGAAGTGTATATTCAGAAGGTGGAGGAGCTAGCTAAGAGAG GGGAGAAAATGGAGGAACCATTGGAACCTGAGGAGCAAAGCAAGTTGGAAATACGCAGACAGAAGCAGGCGGCCCGCTCAGCACGAGTCATTTATGTTCTACAACAACAG gTGAAAGAGATTCAAGAAGATATAGAAAAACTACGAAGAGAAAAAATGTGGGACACCAAAAAG TCTGTTGCAATTAACAGACTTGCAGCTGCCCACCGTGGAGCACTCAGGGCCTTACAGGTTATCATCCACCAGCTTTCAGATCTGTCTCAGAGCAGGGTGCCCCCCTATTACAAAGAACTGGGACAGCTGATTCGTCAGCTCTCTTTGTGCTCAGCTAAGGTTGAAGCGGACCGGAGTTCAGCTGTGCCTGAGACGGCCCTTGACATCTTGCAGAAACTAGAG ACTTTGGATTCAGCTCTCAGGAAACAAGAGATGCTTGAAAAGATTCAGGCCCAAGCATGTCCTCCACGCAGGAAGTCTCCTCATCGCAGCGTGTCCCCTGCTCCTGCGCCCAAGGGTCCCAGCGTGTTAACTGCTGCAGGTCCTCGCAAACGCACAAAGCCCAAGAGAGCTGTCCACG CAGGAAGAAAAATGACCTCACAAAAGCCCAAAGCTACTTCTCACCATCCCATGAGCAGGAGAGAGGTGCCGAGGACTGGTGTGCAGAGCCTCGCCCAGCAGAGGGAGCTGATAGAGCTGCAGGAACAGTCTCAGACAAACAGTACCAGCAAAAGAGGACGGCAAGCTGAGAGAAGAAAGGCTGACGTAATGAAG CGTAATCAGAAGCAAGATGTGGGCTTCCAGCAGCCCACAGTTTCCTCGCGGCTCCGAGTTACCCAGCTTCCTCAAAAAGAGCACTCTGTGCCCTGGATACCAACGTCCCCTCACTCTCCTCCTCCACAGTG CAGGTCTCCTCAGAGGGCGAGACAGGAGCCTCGTTGTCTCTTCTCTCCGGTGAAGCCCTCGTCGAGCCCTCCAAAGCAGCAGGTGGGAGGTGGATTAGAAGCGGAGCTGAATTTGAGCCCAGCAAAGAGGAAAGAAGCTCAGAATGAAGCATTAAG GAAAGCTTGGCTGGATAAGGTGACTGTGCAGGGACTGAAAAAGCTCAACCATCTCAGTAAAGAAGAGGCTGCACACCTTCAGAGATTAAG ATCTGAGGTGTCGCCAACTCAGTGGACGGAAGGAGCTGAGCAGAAGGCCAGAGAGAGAATTCAGCCACTTCTGGACGAAGTCCAG CTGATTGGTGAGCCCAGGAGCAGGACCAGCACCTCGTGGAAGAATCCGCTTTCTGAGCAGGCTGCAGAGAGG GCAGCAGAGAGTGCTGAACAGCTGAGTGAAGCGCTGCTGGaagagctgctggaggacacCGCTCGGGTTGCGTGGGCGGCtgaaacagacagacaggtggagggcaTGGCCAAGTGCGGGCTCCAAGCCCCCACCCTCGAGAGCATGCTGCTTCGTATGGAGGAGATACAG AGGTATGAAGAGGAAGTTAGAAGGAGGTTTGCCTGTATCACCTATTCAGATCCTCTTTACTGGGATCGCCCCGGGGCAACAG GATCCCAGTGCCATGCTCCAGTCTCCAGGCCAGCCTCTCCCCAACCAATTAGGCTCACAAAGCCAGTGCTGAAACAGACATCTGCAGCTGATATTGTCCTAGAAAAACCTATAGAGACTGG TTACCTGATTGAGAACAGCCCAACACAGGAGGCATCCCAGGAAGAGCAGCCACCCACAAGCATCTCTGTGTTCGGTGGCTCAGCACAGAAGAGCAGTGGAACCGCGATCTCAGTGCCAGCCGGCATGCTGAGAAACATCCGCCGCTACCACGACAACTACGACGCCTACCTGCGTTCTGTGGCTCACGAGGCCATCGGCAGCTTTAACCCATGGGGCTTGGCAGACag CCTTGCAGAGGAGTTGCTGTCAGAGGCACTGGCTGATGTGTCAGCGGAGTTtcaggaggtggtggaggagtaTGCCGAGGCCGTTTTCACCTCAGAGTTCCTGCAGCCGATCCAGTCGCCTCCTGCTTCAGCTGCGGCTTTGGTCAGCCAGTAG
- the kiaa0753 gene encoding protein moonraker isoform X2, whose product MTAQFLQSGPIFSLGQQSCDRDWVDVGEIRNANNRSTLRTRTSQTKLLFNEDIPPRVINRATHVGPPAPIVIERLLPRSEVHESVDSIRSSLNFTTLSEERLQAAVKLAKRDLRRRHLESQKKIPAKPSQEASVFETSDVELLQELATTQSKTKVKASSPKEKVARSGIKQLASKKNPASSLPRVGQSPPTRDPGPRQVERGKPAPLSHEIRKLQNELEVYIQKVEELAKRGEKMEEPLEPEEQSKLEIRRQKQAARSARVIYVLQQQVKEIQEDIEKLRREKMWDTKKSVAINRLAAAHRGALRALQVIIHQLSDLSQSRVPPYYKELGQLIRQLSLCSAKVEADRSSAVPETALDILQKLETLDSALRKQEMLEKIQAQACPPRRKSPHRSVSPAPAPKGPSVLTAAGPRKRTKPKRAVHAGRKMTSQKPKATSHHPMSRREVPRTGVQSLAQQRELIELQEQSQTNSTSKRGRQAERRKADVMKRNQKQDVGFQQPTVSSRLRVTQLPQKEHSVPWIPTSPHSPPPQWSPQRARQEPRCLFSPVKPSSSPPKQQVGGGLEAELNLSPAKRKEAQNEALRKAWLDKVTVQGLKKLNHLSKEEAAHLQRLRSEVSPTQWTEGAEQKARERIQPLLDEVQLIGEPRSRTSTSWKNPLSEQAAERAAESAEQLSEALLEELLEDTARVAWAAETDRQVEGMAKCGLQAPTLESMLLRMEEIQRYEEEVRRRFACITYSDPLYWDRPGATGSQCHAPVSRPASPQPIRLTKPVLKQTSAADIVLEKPIETGYLIENSPTQEASQEEQPPTSISVFGGSAQKSSGTAISVPAGMLRNIRRYHDNYDAYLRSVAHEAIGSFNPWGLADSLAEELLSEALADVSAEFQEVVEEYAEAVFTSEFLQPIQSPPASAAALVSQ is encoded by the exons ATGACCGCACAGTTCTTGCAGAGTGGTCCCATTTTTTCCCTGGGACAGCAAAGCTGTGACAGAGACTGGGTTGATGTTGGCGAAATCCGAAACGCGAACAATCGCAGTACTTTAAGGACCAGAACGTCCCAAACCAAG CTATTGTTCAATGAGGACATCCCTCCAAGGGTCATCAACCGTGCCACCCATGTAGGCCCCCCAGCCCCCATTGTGATAGAAAGACTGCTTCCACGGTCTGAAGTGCATGAGAGCGTGGACAGCATCAGAAGCTCGTTGAACTTCACTACACTCTCCGAGGAGAGGCTTCAGGCTGCCGTTAAACTGGCTAAGAGAGATCTAAGACGAAGGCACCTTGAGTCACAGAAAAAAATCCCAGCTAAACCTTCACAAGAGGCCTCCGTCTTTGAAACAAGTGATGTGGAGCTGCTTCAG GAATTAGCAACCACTCAGAGTAAAACGAAGGTGAAAGCCTCAAGTCCAAAAGAAAAGGTGGCTCGGTCTGGTATCAAGCAGCTCGCCTCCAAGAAAAATCCAGCTTCTTCTTTGCCTCGTGTTGGCCAGTCCCCTCCAACCAGAGACCCTGGCCCAAGACAGGTGGAAAGAGGAAAACCGGCACCTCTAAGCCATGAGATCCGTAAACTGCAAAATGAGCTGGAAGTGTATATTCAGAAGGTGGAGGAGCTAGCTAAGAGAG GGGAGAAAATGGAGGAACCATTGGAACCTGAGGAGCAAAGCAAGTTGGAAATACGCAGACAGAAGCAGGCGGCCCGCTCAGCACGAGTCATTTATGTTCTACAACAACAG gTGAAAGAGATTCAAGAAGATATAGAAAAACTACGAAGAGAAAAAATGTGGGACACCAAAAAG TCTGTTGCAATTAACAGACTTGCAGCTGCCCACCGTGGAGCACTCAGGGCCTTACAGGTTATCATCCACCAGCTTTCAGATCTGTCTCAGAGCAGGGTGCCCCCCTATTACAAAGAACTGGGACAGCTGATTCGTCAGCTCTCTTTGTGCTCAGCTAAGGTTGAAGCGGACCGGAGTTCAGCTGTGCCTGAGACGGCCCTTGACATCTTGCAGAAACTAGAG ACTTTGGATTCAGCTCTCAGGAAACAAGAGATGCTTGAAAAGATTCAGGCCCAAGCATGTCCTCCACGCAGGAAGTCTCCTCATCGCAGCGTGTCCCCTGCTCCTGCGCCCAAGGGTCCCAGCGTGTTAACTGCTGCAGGTCCTCGCAAACGCACAAAGCCCAAGAGAGCTGTCCACG CAGGAAGAAAAATGACCTCACAAAAGCCCAAAGCTACTTCTCACCATCCCATGAGCAGGAGAGAGGTGCCGAGGACTGGTGTGCAGAGCCTCGCCCAGCAGAGGGAGCTGATAGAGCTGCAGGAACAGTCTCAGACAAACAGTACCAGCAAAAGAGGACGGCAAGCTGAGAGAAGAAAGGCTGACGTAATGAAG CGTAATCAGAAGCAAGATGTGGGCTTCCAGCAGCCCACAGTTTCCTCGCGGCTCCGAGTTACCCAGCTTCCTCAAAAAGAGCACTCTGTGCCCTGGATACCAACGTCCCCTCACTCTCCTCCTCCACAGTG GTCTCCTCAGAGGGCGAGACAGGAGCCTCGTTGTCTCTTCTCTCCGGTGAAGCCCTCGTCGAGCCCTCCAAAGCAGCAGGTGGGAGGTGGATTAGAAGCGGAGCTGAATTTGAGCCCAGCAAAGAGGAAAGAAGCTCAGAATGAAGCATTAAG GAAAGCTTGGCTGGATAAGGTGACTGTGCAGGGACTGAAAAAGCTCAACCATCTCAGTAAAGAAGAGGCTGCACACCTTCAGAGATTAAG ATCTGAGGTGTCGCCAACTCAGTGGACGGAAGGAGCTGAGCAGAAGGCCAGAGAGAGAATTCAGCCACTTCTGGACGAAGTCCAG CTGATTGGTGAGCCCAGGAGCAGGACCAGCACCTCGTGGAAGAATCCGCTTTCTGAGCAGGCTGCAGAGAGG GCAGCAGAGAGTGCTGAACAGCTGAGTGAAGCGCTGCTGGaagagctgctggaggacacCGCTCGGGTTGCGTGGGCGGCtgaaacagacagacaggtggagggcaTGGCCAAGTGCGGGCTCCAAGCCCCCACCCTCGAGAGCATGCTGCTTCGTATGGAGGAGATACAG AGGTATGAAGAGGAAGTTAGAAGGAGGTTTGCCTGTATCACCTATTCAGATCCTCTTTACTGGGATCGCCCCGGGGCAACAG GATCCCAGTGCCATGCTCCAGTCTCCAGGCCAGCCTCTCCCCAACCAATTAGGCTCACAAAGCCAGTGCTGAAACAGACATCTGCAGCTGATATTGTCCTAGAAAAACCTATAGAGACTGG TTACCTGATTGAGAACAGCCCAACACAGGAGGCATCCCAGGAAGAGCAGCCACCCACAAGCATCTCTGTGTTCGGTGGCTCAGCACAGAAGAGCAGTGGAACCGCGATCTCAGTGCCAGCCGGCATGCTGAGAAACATCCGCCGCTACCACGACAACTACGACGCCTACCTGCGTTCTGTGGCTCACGAGGCCATCGGCAGCTTTAACCCATGGGGCTTGGCAGACag CCTTGCAGAGGAGTTGCTGTCAGAGGCACTGGCTGATGTGTCAGCGGAGTTtcaggaggtggtggaggagtaTGCCGAGGCCGTTTTCACCTCAGAGTTCCTGCAGCCGATCCAGTCGCCTCCTGCTTCAGCTGCGGCTTTGGTCAGCCAGTAG